The proteins below come from a single Plantactinospora sp. KBS50 genomic window:
- a CDS encoding hemerythrin domain-containing protein: MHPPEKPGHRPAAYGRQLIEIHDRLRAELDRLMAAVDREFGGLPEGSATPDEPAPGGEPTGRYAPRRELRAYCLGFCAAVTRHHTGEDGGAFVALAERFPGLRPVLAELAADHVLVADALTRVAGLLDDLPAAPDRATARRVRADLAGLAALLESHFSYEERKLTAALDALPARDGPARRLFGLDPGPPAGTIPARGGTQSVTDS; the protein is encoded by the coding sequence ATGCACCCTCCCGAGAAGCCGGGCCACCGCCCGGCGGCGTACGGCAGGCAACTCATCGAGATCCACGACCGGCTCCGCGCGGAGCTGGACCGGCTGATGGCCGCGGTGGACCGCGAATTCGGCGGGCTCCCCGAGGGGTCGGCAACACCCGACGAGCCGGCTCCGGGCGGCGAACCGACCGGACGGTACGCGCCGCGGCGCGAGCTGCGGGCGTACTGCCTGGGCTTCTGCGCGGCCGTGACCCGGCACCACACGGGCGAGGACGGCGGCGCGTTCGTCGCCCTGGCCGAACGGTTCCCGGGGCTGCGGCCGGTGCTGGCCGAACTGGCCGCGGACCACGTGCTGGTCGCGGACGCCCTGACCCGGGTGGCCGGGCTGCTGGACGACCTGCCGGCCGCGCCCGACCGGGCCACCGCCCGGCGGGTACGCGCCGACCTGGCCGGACTGGCCGCGCTGCTGGAGTCGCATTTCAGCTACGAGGAGCGGAAGCTGACCGCCGCGCTGGACGCGCTACCCGCGCGGGACGGGCCGGCCCGGCGGCTGTTCGGGCTGGACCCGGGCCCGCCGGCCGGCACAATCCCGGCCCGCGGGGGGACTCAGTCAGTGACCGACTCGTAG
- a CDS encoding MerR family transcriptional regulator has product MSGYSPSETARRSGFSLDTLRYYEKIGLLSGVGRTSGGHRVFTEDDLGWLELFRCLRDTGMPIQQMCRYAELTRDGEHTAAERRRLLEEHAASVVDRMSLLQRQYEHLREKIRHYESVTD; this is encoded by the coding sequence ATGAGCGGCTACTCACCCTCGGAAACCGCGCGCCGGAGCGGGTTCAGCCTCGACACGCTGCGCTACTACGAGAAAATCGGGCTGCTCAGCGGCGTCGGCCGGACCTCGGGCGGCCACCGGGTGTTCACCGAGGACGATCTCGGCTGGCTGGAACTGTTCCGCTGCCTGCGCGACACCGGCATGCCGATCCAGCAGATGTGCCGCTACGCCGAACTCACCCGGGACGGCGAGCACACCGCGGCGGAGCGCCGCCGTCTGCTGGAGGAGCACGCCGCGTCGGTCGTGGACCGGATGAGCCTGCTCCAGCGGCAGTACGAGCACCTGCGGGAGAAGATCCGCCACTACGAGTCGGTCACTGACTGA
- a CDS encoding TIGR01777 family oxidoreductase, translating into MRILAAGMSGFLGTRLADVLRERGDEVVRLVRRPPRGASEIQWSPSAGELDPTALAGVDAVINLAGAGVGDKRWTDEHKRAIRASRVDSTATLARTIAGLAPADRPGALLNASAVGWYGDTGDTPVTEDAPAGDAFLADVCRVWEAATRPAEDAGVRVVRLRTGLPLDRAGGLLKPQLLPFRLGAGGRLGSGRQWMPWISLTDWLSAVAFLLDRSDLAGPVNVVGPAPVRNAEFTRELAARLHRPAVLVVPGLGLRVLLGEFAGEALRSQRVLPGVLQRAGFEFAHPDLPSALRSALHAEPATAG; encoded by the coding sequence ATGCGCATCCTCGCGGCCGGCATGTCCGGCTTCCTCGGCACCCGGCTGGCCGACGTCCTGCGCGAGCGGGGCGACGAGGTGGTCCGGCTGGTGCGCCGGCCACCCCGGGGCGCGAGCGAGATCCAGTGGAGTCCGAGCGCCGGCGAACTGGACCCGACGGCGCTCGCCGGCGTGGACGCGGTGATCAACCTGGCCGGCGCCGGGGTCGGCGACAAGCGGTGGACCGACGAGCACAAGCGCGCCATCCGGGCCAGCCGGGTCGACAGCACCGCGACGCTGGCCCGGACCATCGCCGGGCTGGCCCCGGCCGATCGGCCCGGCGCGCTGCTCAACGCCTCGGCGGTCGGCTGGTACGGCGACACCGGCGACACGCCGGTCACCGAGGACGCGCCGGCCGGCGACGCCTTCCTGGCCGACGTCTGCCGGGTCTGGGAGGCCGCGACCCGGCCGGCCGAGGATGCCGGGGTACGCGTCGTGCGGCTGCGCACCGGCCTGCCGCTGGACCGCGCGGGCGGCCTGCTGAAGCCGCAGTTGCTGCCGTTCCGGCTGGGTGCCGGCGGCCGGCTCGGCAGCGGCCGGCAGTGGATGCCGTGGATCTCGCTGACCGACTGGCTGTCCGCCGTCGCGTTCCTGCTGGACCGGTCCGATCTGGCCGGACCGGTCAACGTGGTGGGTCCGGCGCCGGTGCGCAACGCCGAGTTCACCCGGGAACTGGCCGCCCGGTTGCACCGGCCGGCCGTGCTGGTGGTGCCGGGCCTTGGGCTGCGGGTGCTGCTGGGCGAGTTCGCCGGGGAGGCGCTGCGCAGCCAGCGGGTGCTGCCGGGGGTGTTGCAGCGGGCCGGTTTCGAGTTCGCGCATCCGGATCTGCCCTCGGCGTTGCGGTCCGCCCTGCACGCCGAGCCGGCCACCGCCGGCTGA
- a CDS encoding PHB depolymerase family esterase has protein sequence MRRSPSVLARLVRAVLAPVLVATAVLAAPTPAQAASLTQVSGFGSNPGNLAMYAYRPDGLPTGAPAVVLLHGCAQTANDYFSNSGWRKYADLWGFALILPQQNSGNNSTSCFNWYQSGDTTRGQGEALSVKQMTDYARSTWGTAAGRIYVSGLSAGGAMSSVMLATYPDVFAAGSILSGIPYACATSLVAAYSCMNPGVDKTPQQWGDLVRNAYSGYSGSRPRVAIWHGTSDYTVATANATESRDQWTNVLGVSQTPTSTSSLPAGTSLETYGDDVVRLYRISGMGHGTPVDPGSATDQCGTAAAYFLDTICSAYRDALFFGLDGSTGGGGDPEPGTPAAPTGLTVTASTAGSISLSWSAVSGATGYHVYRNGTKATSSPVTGTTYTDSGLTAGTSYSYAVSAVNASGEGAKSSTVSASTTGGSTPVCVTASNYAHVVAGRAYQSLGYAYALGSGQKMGLYNTFYTSTLKQTGPDYWVIGC, from the coding sequence GTGCGCCGCTCCCCGTCCGTCCTGGCCCGGCTGGTCCGGGCCGTCCTCGCCCCCGTGCTGGTGGCCACCGCGGTCCTGGCCGCGCCCACCCCCGCACAGGCCGCAAGCCTGACCCAGGTCAGCGGCTTCGGTTCCAACCCGGGCAACCTGGCCATGTACGCCTACCGGCCCGACGGGCTACCCACCGGGGCGCCCGCGGTGGTGCTGCTGCACGGCTGCGCCCAGACCGCGAACGACTACTTCAGCAACTCCGGCTGGCGCAAGTACGCCGACCTGTGGGGATTCGCGCTGATCCTGCCGCAGCAGAACTCCGGCAACAACTCCACGTCCTGCTTCAACTGGTACCAGTCCGGCGACACCACCCGGGGACAGGGCGAGGCGCTGTCGGTCAAGCAGATGACCGACTACGCCAGAAGCACCTGGGGCACCGCGGCCGGCCGGATCTACGTCAGCGGCCTGTCCGCGGGCGGGGCGATGTCCTCGGTCATGCTCGCCACCTACCCGGACGTGTTCGCCGCCGGCTCCATCCTGTCGGGCATCCCGTACGCCTGCGCGACAAGCCTCGTCGCCGCGTACAGCTGCATGAACCCCGGCGTGGACAAGACCCCGCAGCAGTGGGGCGACCTGGTCCGCAACGCGTACTCCGGCTACTCCGGCAGCCGGCCCCGGGTGGCGATCTGGCACGGCACCAGCGACTACACGGTGGCCACCGCCAACGCCACCGAATCCCGGGACCAGTGGACCAACGTGCTCGGCGTGTCGCAGACCCCCACCAGCACGTCCTCGCTGCCCGCCGGGACCAGCCTGGAGACGTACGGCGACGACGTCGTGCGGCTCTACCGGATCTCCGGGATGGGCCACGGCACCCCGGTGGACCCCGGCTCGGCCACCGACCAGTGCGGCACCGCCGCCGCGTACTTCCTGGACACCATCTGCTCGGCGTACCGGGACGCGCTGTTCTTCGGGCTGGACGGCTCCACCGGCGGCGGTGGCGACCCCGAACCCGGCACCCCGGCCGCGCCCACCGGGCTGACCGTCACCGCCAGCACCGCCGGCTCGATCTCGCTGAGCTGGTCGGCCGTCAGCGGCGCCACCGGCTACCACGTCTACCGCAACGGGACGAAGGCGACCTCGTCGCCGGTCACCGGCACCACCTACACCGACTCCGGACTCACCGCCGGCACCAGCTACTCGTACGCCGTCAGCGCGGTGAACGCCTCCGGCGAGGGCGCGAAGTCCAGCACGGTGTCGGCGAGCACCACCGGCGGCAGCACCCCGGTCTGCGTGACCGCGAGCAACTACGCACACGTGGTTGCCGGCCGCGCCTACCAGTCGCTCGGCTACGCGTACGCGCTCGGCTCCGGCCAGAAGATGGGCCTCTACAACACGTTCTACACCTCCACCCTCAAGCAGACCGGCCCCGACTACTGGGTCATCGGCTGCTGA
- a CDS encoding DUF2029 domain-containing protein: MLTEPSPEPAGPPTARRPYRRGDLLALVASVALAFWVTSGLWLDPDRRAVTVNSSDQSLFEWLLAFGAHTVFHGENPMFTRLINVPDGANLAVNTSITVYAVLFAPLTYLLGAPVTFLVILTANLAATALAWYWLLSRHLVRGVPAALLGGLFIGFSPGMVSHANAHLNWTAGWLAPLIVWRVLRLPDPRRWLRNGVVLGVAVAVAFSIAAEGLFFIALACAVFLAAWAAHPRNRTAARAALPTFVRGLAVAGAVALVLLAYPLWLHFFGPQRFHGTGFNPIIHAEDIAAYGAYPQRSLAGLAGLGTSLAPNPTEENSFFGVPLLVLAAACAVLLWRRADPDRRATLRALLITAGVFVVLSWGPKAKILGTHTAVPLPFALLGPLPVMNAALPSRLALVVTPIIGLLLAYAVDALLADPPAGRPRRLTCADGRPRRPAWAVGFALALVPLFPTPLLTIDREPVPTFITAGTWRRYVPAGGVIAPLPFTLDVTPDGQRWQAYALTHGQGEFAIPSGFFLGPGGPDGRGRIGPVPRPTDALLNEVAETGVVPPIGAAQRAAAEADLRYWRVDVVVLADRIHGAKWPVRHDALLRAATGLFGPPQRVDDVWLWPVTRR, encoded by the coding sequence CTGCTCACCGAGCCGTCACCCGAGCCCGCCGGCCCGCCCACCGCCCGCCGGCCGTACCGGCGCGGTGACCTGCTGGCCCTGGTCGCCAGCGTGGCGCTGGCGTTCTGGGTGACCAGCGGGCTCTGGCTGGACCCGGACCGCCGGGCGGTCACGGTCAACTCCAGCGACCAGTCGCTGTTCGAGTGGCTGTTGGCGTTCGGCGCGCACACGGTGTTCCACGGCGAGAACCCGATGTTCACCCGTCTGATCAACGTGCCGGACGGCGCCAACCTCGCGGTGAACACCTCGATCACGGTGTACGCCGTGCTGTTCGCGCCGCTGACGTACCTGCTCGGCGCGCCCGTCACGTTCCTGGTCATCCTCACCGCGAACCTCGCGGCCACCGCGCTGGCCTGGTACTGGCTGCTGTCCCGGCACCTGGTCCGCGGCGTGCCCGCGGCGCTGCTCGGCGGGCTGTTCATCGGCTTCTCCCCCGGCATGGTCTCGCACGCCAACGCGCACCTGAACTGGACCGCCGGCTGGCTCGCGCCGCTGATCGTGTGGCGGGTGCTGCGGCTGCCCGACCCGCGCCGGTGGCTGCGCAACGGCGTCGTGCTCGGGGTGGCCGTGGCCGTCGCGTTCTCCATCGCCGCCGAGGGGTTGTTCTTCATCGCGCTGGCCTGCGCGGTCTTCCTGGCCGCCTGGGCGGCCCACCCGCGCAACCGCACCGCCGCCCGGGCGGCCCTGCCGACCTTCGTCCGCGGTCTCGCGGTGGCCGGCGCGGTGGCGCTGGTGCTGCTGGCCTACCCGCTCTGGCTGCACTTCTTCGGACCGCAGCGGTTCCACGGCACCGGGTTCAACCCGATCATCCACGCCGAGGACATCGCAGCCTACGGCGCGTACCCGCAGCGCTCGCTGGCCGGGCTGGCGGGGCTCGGCACGTCGCTGGCGCCGAACCCGACCGAGGAGAACTCGTTCTTCGGCGTACCCCTGCTGGTGCTGGCCGCCGCCTGCGCGGTCCTGCTCTGGCGGCGGGCCGACCCGGACCGCCGGGCCACCCTGCGGGCGCTGCTGATCACCGCGGGCGTCTTCGTGGTGCTCTCCTGGGGACCGAAGGCCAAGATCCTCGGTACGCACACCGCCGTACCCCTGCCGTTCGCGCTGCTCGGACCGCTGCCGGTGATGAACGCGGCGCTGCCGTCCCGGCTCGCCCTGGTGGTCACGCCGATCATCGGGCTGCTGCTCGCGTACGCCGTGGACGCGCTGCTGGCCGATCCGCCGGCCGGCCGGCCGCGGCGGCTGACCTGCGCGGACGGGCGGCCACGGCGCCCGGCCTGGGCCGTCGGCTTCGCGCTGGCGCTGGTGCCGCTGTTCCCGACCCCGCTGCTGACCATCGACCGGGAGCCGGTGCCGACGTTCATCACGGCCGGCACCTGGCGACGGTACGTCCCGGCCGGCGGGGTGATCGCGCCGCTGCCGTTCACCCTGGACGTCACCCCGGACGGCCAGCGCTGGCAGGCGTACGCGCTGACGCACGGGCAGGGCGAGTTCGCGATCCCGTCCGGGTTCTTCCTCGGGCCGGGCGGCCCGGACGGCCGGGGCCGGATCGGCCCGGTGCCCCGGCCGACGGACGCGCTGCTCAACGAGGTGGCCGAGACCGGCGTGGTGCCGCCGATCGGCGCGGCGCAGCGCGCCGCGGCCGAGGCCGACCTGCGGTACTGGCGGGTGGACGTGGTGGTGCTCGCCGACCGGATCCACGGCGCCAAGTGGCCGGTCCGGCACGACGCGCTGCTGCGGGCGGCCACCGGGTTGTTCGGCCCGCCGCAGCGGGTGGACGACGTCTGGCTGTGGCCGGTCACGCGGCGGTGA
- the lipB gene encoding lipoyl(octanoyl) transferase LipB encodes MGVIDYSAAWDEQRRVHAAVVAGEAPDTVLLLEHPSVYTAGKRTQPWDRPTDGTPVIDVDRGGKITWHGPGQLVGYPIIRLPQVDAGFRVDVVAFVRRVEQMLIDVCAEFGVATTRMQGDGRSGVWVPADDRGPDRKIAAIGLRVARTVTQHGFSLNCDCDLSWYDRIVPCGIRDAGTTSLTAELGRPVTVAEALPVVERHLPTLLG; translated from the coding sequence ATGGGCGTCATCGACTACTCCGCCGCCTGGGACGAGCAGCGTCGGGTGCACGCCGCGGTGGTCGCGGGCGAGGCGCCGGACACGGTGCTGCTGCTGGAGCATCCCAGCGTCTACACCGCCGGCAAGCGCACCCAGCCGTGGGACCGGCCGACCGACGGCACCCCGGTGATCGACGTCGACCGCGGCGGCAAGATCACCTGGCACGGGCCGGGTCAGCTCGTCGGCTACCCGATCATCAGGCTGCCGCAGGTCGACGCCGGTTTCCGGGTGGACGTGGTGGCCTTCGTCCGGCGGGTCGAGCAGATGCTCATCGACGTCTGCGCCGAGTTCGGCGTGGCGACCACCCGGATGCAGGGCGACGGCCGCAGCGGGGTCTGGGTGCCGGCCGACGACCGCGGTCCGGACCGCAAGATCGCCGCGATCGGCCTGCGGGTGGCCCGCACGGTCACCCAGCACGGCTTCTCGCTCAACTGCGACTGCGACCTGAGCTGGTACGACCGGATCGTCCCGTGCGGCATCCGGGACGCCGGCACCACCTCACTGACCGCCGAACTCGGCCGCCCGGTCACGGTGGCCGAGGCGCTGCCGGTGGTCGAGCGGCACCTGCCCACCCTGCTCGGCTGA
- the aspS gene encoding aspartate--tRNA(Asn) ligase: MQRILSTDLSRHAGEPVRLAGWVHRRRLLKSVAFLILRDAGGTAQVVLTEPAGRSALAALPEESVVEVTGRAVANPAAPGGVELVDPLVRPLGEPAVPPPFDLFRPHLAASLPVQLDNAALALRHPRRSAALRIAAAATAGFRGTLDRAGFTEICTPKVVGSATESGANVFALDWFGRPAYLAQSPQLYKQLMVGVFERVHEVGPVFRAEPHDTARHLAQYTSLDAELGFITDHRDVMAVLRDTLAGMLVAVAQRAGPACAALGVGPPDVPAEIPAVPFGTALRIAGAAADEPDLAPAHERAVGEWARREHGSDFVFVTGYPMAKRPFYTHPDPARPAYSNSFDLLFRGVELVTGGQRLHRHADYLAALAARGEPAGPYAGYLAGFAHGMPPHGGFAIGLERFVARLVGAANVREVTAFPRDLHRLAP; encoded by the coding sequence ATGCAACGCATCCTCTCCACCGACCTGTCCCGGCACGCCGGCGAACCCGTCCGGCTGGCCGGCTGGGTACACCGCCGCCGGCTGCTCAAGTCGGTCGCCTTCCTGATCCTGCGGGACGCCGGCGGCACCGCGCAGGTGGTGCTGACCGAGCCGGCCGGCCGGTCCGCGCTCGCCGCGCTGCCCGAGGAGAGCGTCGTCGAGGTCACCGGCCGGGCCGTGGCGAACCCGGCGGCGCCCGGCGGGGTCGAGCTGGTCGACCCGCTGGTACGCCCGCTGGGCGAGCCCGCGGTGCCGCCGCCGTTCGACCTGTTCCGGCCACACCTGGCGGCCAGCCTGCCGGTCCAGTTGGACAACGCGGCGCTGGCGCTGCGCCACCCGCGCCGGTCCGCGGCGCTGCGGATCGCCGCGGCGGCCACGGCCGGCTTCCGCGGCACGCTCGACCGGGCCGGGTTCACCGAGATCTGTACGCCGAAGGTGGTCGGCTCGGCCACCGAGTCCGGCGCGAACGTCTTCGCCCTGGACTGGTTCGGCCGGCCCGCGTACCTGGCCCAGTCGCCGCAGCTGTACAAGCAGCTCATGGTCGGGGTCTTCGAGCGGGTCCACGAGGTCGGCCCGGTGTTCCGGGCCGAACCGCACGACACGGCCCGGCACCTGGCCCAGTACACCTCGCTCGACGCCGAGCTGGGCTTCATCACCGACCACCGGGACGTGATGGCGGTGCTGCGGGACACCCTCGCCGGCATGCTCGTCGCGGTGGCGCAGCGGGCCGGCCCGGCCTGCGCCGCGCTCGGTGTCGGGCCGCCGGACGTACCGGCCGAGATCCCGGCGGTGCCCTTCGGCACGGCGCTGCGGATCGCCGGCGCGGCCGCGGACGAACCCGACCTGGCGCCCGCGCACGAGCGGGCGGTGGGCGAGTGGGCACGCCGGGAACACGGCTCGGACTTCGTCTTCGTCACCGGCTACCCGATGGCGAAACGGCCGTTCTACACCCACCCGGACCCGGCCCGCCCGGCGTACTCGAACAGCTTCGACCTGCTGTTTCGCGGCGTGGAGCTGGTGACCGGCGGGCAGCGCCTGCACCGGCACGCCGACTACCTGGCGGCGCTGGCGGCCCGGGGCGAGCCGGCCGGGCCGTACGCGGGCTATCTCGCCGGGTTCGCGCACGGCATGCCGCCGCACGGCGGCTTCGCGATCGGGCTGGAGCGGTTCGTCGCCCGGCTGGTGGGCGCGGCGAACGTGCGGGAGGTGACGGCCTTCCCGCGCGACCTGCACCGGCTCGCGCCCTGA
- the lipA gene encoding lipoyl synthase: protein MTIAPEGRRLLRIEARNAETPIERKPPWIKVRAKMGPEYSHLRGLVAREGLHTVCQEAGCPNIYECWEDREATFLIGGDQCTRRCDFCQIDTGKPAEFDADEPRRVAESVATMGLRYATVTGVARDDLPDGGAWLYAETVRQIHALQPGCGVELLIPDFNAVPEQLAEVFGARPEVLAHNVETVPRIFKRIRPAFRYERSLDVIRQARAAGLVTKSNLILGMGEERAEISQALRDLHEAGCELITITQYLRPTPRHHPVQRWVKPEEFVELNAEAEEIGFAGVMSGPLVRSSYRAGRLYRQAVEARGAVPAI, encoded by the coding sequence GTGACCATCGCTCCCGAAGGACGCCGCCTGCTGCGGATCGAGGCGCGGAACGCCGAGACCCCGATCGAGCGCAAGCCGCCGTGGATCAAGGTCAGGGCCAAGATGGGCCCGGAATACAGCCACCTGCGCGGGCTGGTGGCCCGGGAGGGGCTGCACACGGTCTGTCAGGAGGCCGGCTGTCCCAACATCTACGAGTGTTGGGAGGACCGCGAGGCCACCTTCCTCATCGGCGGTGACCAGTGCACCCGCCGCTGCGACTTCTGCCAGATCGACACGGGCAAGCCGGCCGAGTTCGACGCCGACGAGCCGCGCCGGGTGGCCGAGTCGGTGGCCACCATGGGCCTGCGGTACGCCACCGTCACCGGCGTGGCCCGCGACGATCTGCCCGACGGCGGCGCCTGGCTGTACGCCGAGACGGTCCGGCAGATCCACGCGCTCCAGCCGGGCTGCGGCGTCGAGCTGCTGATCCCCGACTTCAACGCCGTGCCCGAGCAGCTCGCCGAGGTGTTCGGCGCCCGGCCCGAGGTGCTGGCGCACAACGTGGAAACCGTGCCGCGGATCTTCAAGCGGATCCGGCCGGCCTTCCGCTACGAGCGGTCGCTGGACGTGATCCGGCAGGCCCGCGCCGCCGGCCTGGTCACCAAGTCCAACCTCATCCTCGGGATGGGCGAGGAGCGGGCCGAGATCTCCCAGGCGCTGCGCGACCTGCACGAGGCCGGCTGCGAGCTGATCACCATCACGCAGTACCTCCGCCCGACCCCGCGGCACCACCCGGTGCAGCGCTGGGTCAAGCCGGAGGAGTTCGTCGAGCTGAACGCCGAGGCCGAGGAGATCGGCTTCGCGGGCGTGATGAGCGGGCCGTTGGTGCGCTCCTCCTACCGGGCAGGCCGGCTCTACCGGCAGGCCGTCGAGGCCCGCGGCGCCGTCCCCGCGATCTGA